AACAGCTCCTATTAGGTTTAAAGACAAGAAAGGAGCTGTTAGATCCCTATTCAGACAAGAGCCGAGGCGAGAACCATTCCAGCGGGATGCCTACAGAAATCCCGATCCCCTACTCGATCCGGAGCTTGTGAAAGCAATACCGGAGCTGGCTGCGGCACCATTTTGAAATGGCCTTGTTTATGAATAATCGGCTGTCCCATCCTTCAAACAGGAATTGGCTAATATTCAACGTTTTCCCTTCCAAAAAAGGAAATCGGCTGAATTAAGGGGCGCGAAACCGAGTGCACCCATTATCGGAATTAAGGCGATGAAGGTGATTTTCGGTGATATCTGAAAACGGACAAGAGGTTTGCTGTAGGGGATTTCGCCCTTTTAAGGAGTACTGATTTTCCAGACCCTTGAGGTAATAGCATGGGAATTACCAGAAAATACAGATATGCGTCCCTAATGATTCCAGACTTATTCCAAGCTTATTTCAGACTTATTTCCGGCATGATTATCTGAGATAATCACAGATTTTCGACGATTTTCTGAGATTTTTTCAATTTTTCAAAATCGTTGAAATTATTTCCACTCTTCCTCGAAGGTGTCAAAATCAAAGGCTTCTTTTTCTTTCATTTTATCGTGTCATCTCTAAATTTAAACTTTTAGAGTGACTCAGTTAATTGAACAGTCTTCTTTTTTGTATTGCCTTTCAAGGGAAATAAGAGTGGCAATAAATTATTAGAAGAATAGTTCTTGTTTGCTTTGGCTCTCCAATTCCTAACATAGTAAATCATCATTATTATGGTTAATCGTACATTTAATAATTACTTTGCCGTCAAAGTACAATAATTAGTACTTGACTAATGAACAATCATTCTTTGTCTCTTGAAAGACCTTTTTATCATAGCACAATGAAACATCTCTTTCTTACCGTCCTAGTAATAATGTTTGGCCGGATCGGCTTTGGTCAACAATTCAAGCCTACATCTCAGAGCAATAATAATTTAAAGTTTGAGGAATTCTTGGCTGGAGTAAAATACGCTGAAATAGTTAGCACACCAGAACTAGAACGAATCATATTGGATGATCCTATGGGTGGTGGAGCAATCTTTATGGGGATTGCTGATTATATATCAAGATTAGGATTTGAAAAATATGGCGCTACAAATAAGTTTAGAGGGGCAATTTTCACGAGTATATGTGATAAGGTATTGATTTACTTTGATTATAGTGTTCAAAGATCTCGGATAACGGATTTAACAATTACGTTTGTTAGCTGCGATAATGAATGGTGGCAATTTAAAAGCAAGAATCAGGTGAAAATCACATTGTATTCAACGAGCAATAATATAAGCAGGGAATTGGCTAAAATGTACGGATATAAAAAACGACCATTTAACAAGAAACATCGTCGGAAATTGCCGAGTGAAATGACCATATGGACGGAGGGAAAAATGAAAGCTTATTTCATATCCAGTGGAGCCTCAGCATTGGAGGGTATTTATGAAAAAGTCTCAGAAGAAAATGGAGCAAGATACAAGGTTGGTGTGATAAGAGAAGATGGAAAGTATAAACTGGTGTATTTTGGTGGAGCAAATAATTATGAAGATTGGACAAATGGAGAAGTCAAGGCTAAGTTAATTGAGACTGCCACTCCTAACTTGTTTAAATCATCTTGGGTAATGGCGAATAAAACCTTAAGTGATAAACCATATATTACTTTTGAAACGGGATCAATGAATGTTGTTTGGCCCGATGGGATTACAAGTTTGTATTTAAAACTTTTTCCAACAGCAGCAGATAACTTATCAAAGTCTGATGACTCAAGGTCATCAGGAACTGGTTTTGCGATAGCTCCAGACGGCTACATTATTACGAACCAACATGTAGTTGAAAGCTCACGAAGCATAGTTGTAAAAGGGATCAATGGCGACTTTTCTAGGTCTTACAACGCAATAATATTAGCTGAGGATAAAAATAACGATCTAGCGATTCTTAAGATTGATCTTGGGAATAATGAATCTTTAGGTCTGATCCCCTATAGTTTTAATTTCAACACTGAAGAAGTAGGAAGTGATGTATATTCCTTAGGTTTCCCACTTAGAGCAACTATGGGAGATGAAGTGAAGCTCACTAATGGAATTCTAAGCTCCAAAACAGGATTCAAAGGTGATATAACCACTTATCAAACTACAGTTGCAGTACAGCCAGGGAATAGTGGTGGTCCGCTTATCAATGAGAATGGAGAAGTGATAGGAATCATTAGTGCTAAGCATTCTGGAGCTGATAATGTGACTTATGCAGTGAAGGCTAGTTATCTAAAAAGCCTGATTCAAGTTCTGGATACTCCCCCCCAGCTTTCGCCCTCAAATAGAATTGCAGGCAAAAAACTTAGTGAACAGGTAGGACAGGTAAAAGACTTTGTCTACATATTGGAAGTGAATTAGAATTGCTAGAAAGTTCAGTTTGATTGAAGAGTCTTGTTGATTGTTTTCAACCTTCTCAAAAACGGTAAATCTGCATGATTTGAGAAAGAGGTTTCGAGATACAGTTTAGAGAAGGAAAACCCGAGCGAAATCCCCGTTTCTGGGATCGCTCGGGTTTCTCTCAAAAACATCCGTTTTTGAGAGAAATAGGAGATATTGGGAATGAGGCATCCAATAACATTTTCCTAGAACTGACGTTTTTTTTGGCTACGTTTACTGTACAATAACCCAATTGCCCCCATGTATACTGCACATCAAATAGCCGATTGGATCCTGAGTAAAATAGACCTGGAGGCAGGAGATTCGATTACCCCCTTGAAACTCCAGAAATTACTTTATTACTGCCAAGCTTGGCACTTGACAGTATTTAAAAAACCCCTATTTGAAGAACGGATTCAAGCATGGGCGCATGGCCCAGTAGTGTACAGTCAGTTCGATAGATTTAGGGATAATACAATGTATGATGGGATTCCCGTCAACACGATTGAGCTGGATGTCCCTCAGTTCCCCAAAGAAGTACAAGATCTGCTTGAGGAAGTCATGGAAATCTACGGGGAACATTCCGGAAGTTATCTTGAAGCACTTACCCACCAAGAATCCCCTTGGGTAGATGCTAGAGGAGATCTGGCCCCCCATGAGAGATCCCAAAATGTGATCTCCCACGAGGTTATGATAGCGTTTTATTCTCCCATGCTTATCAACGCCTGATCTATAGTGGCCAAGAATAGGAAAAAGAGCAGGCGAATCTCGGCAGATGCGTCTCAGAAAAAATCGAATCAAGCTAGCTCAGTCCCCAAATTCATCAACAGAAAATTGGCAACAGCCCCGAGCCAGGATATGACGGGTAATCAAGCCAATGTTTTTGTCTCCTTGAGATACGTCCAGGACGAGTACGAATGTTTCTCCGATTGGGAAAAGGTGGAAATGAAGAATTTCTGGAATTTCCTTCGTAAGGTTCATGATTACACGTGGCAGCAGGTTTATAATCAAGCAGGGAAAAGGAACAAGTCCGGATTGGCATATACTCCCCTAGATAGAGGGTTATTCAAATTTTCTTCTTTCTTAGAGAACCTGTCTGAAGACGTGCAGATTTTTGAGTTGAGGGTCTCGGGGAAAATCAGAGTACACGGATTCAGAGTCAAATCTGTGTTTTACATATGCTGGCTGGACCGAGAGCATAGGATAACAGGTAATTAGAATGATAATATGGCCCCATTAATTTTTCAGTTTAGAAAAGCTAATGGGGCCATTCGTTTTTATACTTCTCCTAGTTGGACTTTATGCAAAAAATGCACAAATTGGACACTAAGATACGACACGCCGAATGAATCAGTCAGATAGACTAACTGTAGCAGAGGTTTCTAAAATTGCATCGGAAAGGGCTGGATTTGAAGTACCTGAGAATACGGTGAGATCTTGGATAAAGCGGGGTCAATTGCCGGTAAAGAAGATCTTTGGGCGTGTATTTGTAAGTAGGGAGGATTTGGAAAAGTTTCTCTCAGATAAAGTCGAATGACAGAAAGGATCTCGGGACAAGGGCTCCCGATTGTCTTGAAACTTCACTATAGACAAAAACCCCTACCCATCATTGTGTTGCAGCACTAGGGCAAGGGTTTACCAAATTAATGATATGCGAATATACACCTTATTCGCCTGTTTGCTCGGATCTCGGACAAACAGCAGGAGCGTACCCATCCGGGATCTCCGCTCCGTCATTCCCGATGTATGTGATATACGGCTCCCCTCAGGGGTTGATGCCGGCAGGGTGCGAGCATGGACCCTGTCAGGATTGTTCCACCTTTCATGGAGAAAGGAGGCCATCCATGTTTGACCAGTTCAAGGCCATCCTCTACGCATTTAGCGGGAAATTCAAGGGACACAATTTCCTGAAGAAGGGATTCTGGTTCTTCGTGGCCGGGATCATGCTGGCCATGGTGATCCTCACCTACAATGCATTCATGTCCTTGCAGTTTTATGGCGATCTGTTGGAGAATCTGGCCGGCATCCGGTCCGAATGGATCCCCTATTTCGTGACCGTGAGCATTGCACTTGCGGCATACTGGGGCATCTCGTTTTTGGCGGGATCGCTATTGGACATGTGGCACGGGCGGCGTCATCGCGTCGAGGAACATATCAAGGTCATTTGCTTTGCCGGGGTCTTCCTGATCCTACTGGTGGCGTTGGATGTGTACGCCAACCTCAATGGAGTGAAGGTCGCAGCAGCATTGGCCACGGTTCCCCAGGCAGCGGACCGGACGACCGAGATCATTGACCGATACGATGGCCAAGTCGCCAACCTCCAGCAGGAAATCAGGGACATCCAATCCTGCAAGATCAAGGGGTACTGTTGGCGGGGAGCCGTGATCAAGGAGGGGCGTCAGCGGATTGCCTCGATCCAGCAGGAGATCAACGGACTCCGCAGGCAGCAGGAGGCGCAGCGAACCCACGCCGAGCGGGCCCATGAGAACGACCACGAGCGGTTTGTGATGGAGCGCAGCGAAAAAGAGGACGCCCATACTTCCCTGGTGTTCTTTGCCTATCCCCTTGCATTGTTGTTGTGCCTGTTTACCGGGCACTATGCGGATCGGGCGATCGCCTATGTCGAGGGGGAAGAGGAATTTCAGCCCAAACGGTATCACCCGGATTTGCACAAGGGAATAGGCTTTGATGCACCATCAGGCCAAAAGCCCTATGTCAATCCCGTGATGGGCTTCCAGACAAGAGCCAATGAGGATCCCAGAGATCGGGAAATCCGGGAGATGCGGAAGCAGATGGAGGAGCTACAACGGATGGTTAAGGCCAAGCAGGAACAAGCGACCCAATCGACGAATTCACCGGCAGGTGTTCCCCTTGAGAAAGGGAACAACCCGAGGAAAAAGTCAGGTCTCTTGGGACGGGCTTTGGGGACCTTGGACCGGAAGTTGGATGCTGTGGAGCAAGGAAATCCGAAACCGGAAAAACCACAAGATTCGAAGGAAAATTCGCCCAAAGTTTCGAGTCCATCGGCACAAGGAAATGTGCAGCATTTCGGGTCGAATATCTTCATCGGAGATCCCCCGGACAACACTGGGAAGACCTACAACATGAGTCACAGCCAGGGCCGGAAATTGAAGAAAGTCGAGAAGGCCTATCACCAGCTGAGGCCAGATGAGAATCATCATCTCCCCAGCCAAAAGGAGGTTGCGTCCCGAGCGGGGATGACCTCCGAGACAGCGGCCAAATACCTCAAAATCCTGAATCTCCCCACGAGGGGAAAACGGGGTAGGGGAGGTGTGGTCCTGTAGCAATTTCCGAGCGAGATCATACTCCAGCTGCCGCGAGGCGGCTGGAGATTTTGAGGGCCAAAAGAATTTTGTGAGTTTTTGAAAAACGTGTGAGACCCTCACAATACGGCTCACAATACGTTCATAAAACGCTCACAATTTGGTCAAAAAGCCGTCAAAAAGGCTTTTAGGGCCTTATTGATAGAATGAGGCAAATAGCTGAACTGTACGCACTTTGCGTACAGTTTTTAAAACCCCTCGAATTCGAGGGGATTAAAATTGGGGTTTTTGAGTACCTATCTAACTGGTAAATACTGCAGTATATGTAGACTCTAAAAACTACATCAATTCTTAGAGTTGAGAAATCGAGTTAATAATCATTCTGGCCTTCAGATTCATCTAACTCCCATCGGTCGACTTGAATTATGCCTCCATTGGGCATTCCCATTTTTTCGAGAATTATGGATGGAGAGCCACTTCCAATGTTTATCGATATATATTGAATAGATTCCAGTATCTTCTAGATTATCTGTGTCGATATCATAGACCAATTTTTCTAATTCCTCAGGTTCTATCCCAAGATCTGAAGCAAGCGTGCAATCACAGACTGATTCTGCCTTAGCATACATTTGTTCTTTAGGGCTTTCGTATCCATACTTTTTAGGTAATTCAAATAGGTACAATGTCCCCCTTCAAGAATAACGAGAAGGGGGACATATTGGTGCTACCAAGTGAATACAATCACCGGCCATTGAGGTTTCCAGACCTTCCACCGAATCTGGACTTTTTGACTCAACCATCGTATTTCCGATAGGAGTCTCAAAATTAATCGTACCAGCTCCAGCAGAAATGCTATATTGCTGGTCATTTTCCCTACGATGCTGGGAAAAGCAATCGGATATGGTATTACCATAATCATGAAAATTGTGGAGCGGCCGTAGTCCAATACATCCCGCTCCGGTTAAAAATAAGCTCATCCCACGTGGATGGGCTTTTTTAGTTATAGCTATCCGGGAATGAAGCTCCTCGAGCCATCCTATGGATAAGTGACGTGATATCAGGGAGGGGATACCCTCAAAAAGGACCAGCTCTGGTCCTACCTTGATATTTCGTTTTGTGCAGGTTACCGTCTTGGACGGTCTAAAGTCTCCGGGCTGAAGACGATGAAGCATCAGACGCAATGCTTCCTGCGATTTTGATATTGTATCAGACAATCAGGCGACTGTCATCTATTTGGGAATCCCTTGATTTCCTGCAAAGGTATGAAAATCCTGCAAATCATTACACCAATCATTGTTCACAAGAATTGAGTCACCCTCAGATTCATGGAATGATAGTTGGTGAACCTTCTATAAATCCCCCATACAGGCGATTAGGTCAGATTTAGCTACATCAGGAATCTTATTCGTTTTTCCCAAGATCTAAATGCCTGCTTATACTTATCCACATCGAGGATTTAGCTGATTCATATATCATCCTCCTGTCAAATAGAGGCATGGCAAAGTATTCCCCGCCCGGATCAGTTGAAAGGTGCCGCCCCCGCATGGTGCAGGAGCGGCACGGGGTCGTTACCTAGCGAAGACAATTTCCGGGCGTTGTGGCTTCCAGATCCGCCACCAGATAAGCATCTCATTCCTCAGTCTTCGGAGGAGTCCCAGAAGGGAAAGGATAGCCAGAATAAAATCCAGCAATTCGGCTAAATTGCCAGTCGTTTCCCCTACTATGCTGGGGAGAGCATTCAGGTAATTACTCATAATGAGTATTTATTATGCCAAGGCATCTGGATCATGCCTCGGTGTGAAACTTAGCCCATTCCACGTGGATGGGCATTTCTATATGTATCCCTGTCCCAAAATCAGGCTTGATGGCCTTTCCGGACAGCCGGACTTGGCAATCTTAGCGAAATAATCCATACACCCATTTTCGGACATTTAGGGTACCCGTCAAATGGAAGGAATTCTCCAGTTACTTGGTAGGACAGGGATAAAGGCAAGTCATGAAAAACGGGAGAAACTTGGTAGGACATCTTCTCAGTACTGACTCCAGAGCCTCAAAACGGAGATTTTGGGTACAAAAAAAAATGCTCCCCGCGATTGGGGGCATTTATGGCAGAGGAGGATCTTGACAATTTAGGGTACATATGTTACCTTTTCAGACATCCCGAAAGATTAATAATAGTTGACCGTCAGAACAGGCCCGATGTAGGAAATGGCAGCTTCCTCAGAAAAGCATCGGATGGTCATAAGATTGAATTATTGTCCAAACAGGCAATTGAAGTAAAAAGAGATTATTTCTCTACTTCCTTAGTGGGTATTCATAATTTCCACCTGGGTTAATCCCTCGGTGCTTTCTATCATTATGCTGCCTGAACTTTTCTTGAAGAATAGATATTTTTCATTTCCGCCTTGATAATATAGACTATCGGATGTTTCAATATACCTTCCGTCATTAAAGTAGTAGGTTCTTTGTGGGAGAGGTCCAAAAAGAAATTTGAAGGGTAAATGTGATGTTGCCCTCCAAATAGAAGAAAATAAGAATACCCAAATTAAAGTGTAGGAGGTGTGAGAGCGAATGACTCGGATGAATGAGGGATTTTCGGATTGAGGAGTAAAAAAAAGTGGGCCTGCGATTGAAACAATTATCCCTAGTGGAATTAATAAATAGATAGCTCCCTCAAAACAGAGTGGAGTTATAATAGTAACAAAAAGGAATAGAAGAATAATTATGCTAAGGGGTTTTTTGTAAAAATTGCCTCGCAATAGGTATCGGCAGGATAAACTAAGTATCATGGCCCAAAGGGAAAGTAGCAGGATGGGAATACTTGCAGATACAAAATCCATTGGACTGCCATATTCGACCCAGTCTACCCCTATGACTAAATAGTGTAAATAGGTGGAAAAGGCTCCTAATACGGGTACAATCGATGCTGCTATGGCTAAGTATGTAGTTAATTCTTTAGAAGGAGTATTCATTACTTTTGCTATGGGTTCTATCTAAGACCATGTTTGAATGGTCTTGCGGAAAATTTTTATGATGTAGGAATCAAGGATCAAACTTTATGTATCCTAATCTTCAAGTATTCAGGCAATAGAAACTTCACGAGCTGACCGATTCCCAGTTGGAAATTATAGAAAAATTGCTAGAAGGTCATTACCCTCGTAAACGTGATTTGAGGGGCATCGTCAATGCCATCCTCTGGAGGGTTTAACATCGACCGGGAAGAATTGGATCAATTCATAGCCGAGAATGTGGAACAGCAATAAGCCTAGCTATGCTACCCGCCCCTAAAAATTGTGAAACTCCCACAATACGCTCACAATTTGGTTAAAAAACCGTCAAAAAGGCTTTTAGGGCCTTATTGATAGAATGAGCCCAAATAGCTGAACTGTACGCACTTTGCGTACGGTTTTTAAAACCCCTCGAATTCGAGGGGTTTTAATTATCGAGCTTCTTGAGTTGCTCATCTTGGGCCAAACGGTTGTACTGGGATACAGCAGCTTTGGTAAGAATTTGGTATCTGGTTTCCTTATCCTTTCCATCCTCGATGAGAAAGGCATTTAGGCTCTCCAGATTGGCGAGTACGTTAAGTTGGAGTATATCGGCATTGTCACGAATGTTTCCTTGTTTGGCTAGATCTGGGTTTGTTTCCCGCCATTGTCTAGCTGTCATTCCGAATACTGCCAGATTCAGCAGATCGGCTTCATCCGCATAGATGATCCACTCCCTATTCTTTGGAGCTTGAATGGCTGGGATCAGCACGTCCCTTATTACTCCTGTATGTAGCCTGTAATTCACCTTAGACAAAAATCTGCGGTGATCCCATTGGCCCTTGATGCGCTGGATCTCCTCAGTTTTGAGTCTGTCGAACTCAGAGATGAGCAATAGTTTAAACTCTGCAGAGATGTGGCTACCAAACTCGAAAGCAATCAGCTTTTCAGCGTATGTTCCCCCATTCCTGCCCCGCTTTGTGGTAATTCCAATGGCTGCAGTCTTGGTAATCCATTCAGAGGGAGAAATGGTAAATGCGTTTTCTCCTGCATGTTCCATAATCCCCTCGAATTCGAGGGGATTAAAATTGGGGTTGTTGAGACGCTCCCATGCAGCGAGGAATCTTAATGTATTTCGACCCCGCATCCAGTTGCCGATTACTTGATCCGGACGGGGAAGAGCCTTCACCATGTCCGTAAGGGATATGTAGTCGGAACCATCAACTTGCTTGAAATTGATGGAGATCCCCTGAACGCTGATTTCGTTGCGCTTTGCCATTTTGGGTTCAATTGAGTAGCAAGATTGCAATTAGAATGCGAAAATTCCCAACCTGACGACGAATGGCGGTGGGGTTTCCGATTTCGCTGAAGAAGGTAGCTCAGTTGATTCATTAAAGCCATCCCCAACCGTACACAGCTTGTGTACGGTTGGGGAAGAATTGTGAAAAATGCAGCCTGTTTTTAGGTAACAAGGAGAAATCGCCGGGGGATATTCCAAAATCTCCCTACCGAATCAGAGTCATGACCCCGCCCATGCCCCGTGTGGTTCCATCTTCCAGCCCGAAATCGAGGGTCCAGGCATATGCGCCCTGGGGTAGGGGAGCACCGCGGTGGGTTCCATCCCAGACCGCCGAGGGATCCTGTGTGGAGAAGAGCAGCTGACCATTTCGAGCGAAGACCTGCCACCGGTACCGGGTGAAGGAGCATCCGCCGTGGATGGGGGAAATGGTCTCGTTGGGTCCGTCCCCATTGGGGGAGAAGGCATTTGGGACCGTGACGGGACAACCACATGGGATTCGTCGGATCAGGAGGGTGTCGGCATCGGTCCCGCATTCATTCCATGCACTGGCCCACACGGGTCCGGGCGCTTCCCAGAGGAAGTATTCGCCGCCCGATCCGTCCGGCCATGTGATGTCATCGGAGGACCATGCTCGTATGCGTACGGGTGTGCCCTCGCAGGCGACGGAATCGCCTTCCAGCCGGATCTCGGGTTGTACCCCGGGATGGAGGAAGCGTTCGTCCGAGGCAGATCCGCAAACCGAATGGAGGGTCACATGCAGATACCCCGGATTCCGGATGGTCCGGATCCCCCCGGAGAATCCATCGGCCCATTCGTAGGAGGCCCCTTCCATGCGGACATCGAAGCGGATGGAATCTCCCTGGCAGAGTACGGCATCGGGTCCGAGCTCGACCATCGGCCGGGGCAGTCCTTCCAGGATCAGGGTATCGGCGGCCGTTGCGCATGCGGTGGTAACGGCCACCCAGTAGGTTCCCCCCTCTGT
This portion of the Pontibacter sp. G13 genome encodes:
- a CDS encoding type II toxin-antitoxin system antitoxin SocA domain-containing protein, whose translation is MYTAHQIADWILSKIDLEAGDSITPLKLQKLLYYCQAWHLTVFKKPLFEERIQAWAHGPVVYSQFDRFRDNTMYDGIPVNTIELDVPQFPKEVQDLLEEVMEIYGEHSGSYLEALTHQESPWVDARGDLAPHERSQNVISHEVMIAFYSPMLINA
- a CDS encoding serine protease, with product MKHLFLTVLVIMFGRIGFGQQFKPTSQSNNNLKFEEFLAGVKYAEIVSTPELERIILDDPMGGGAIFMGIADYISRLGFEKYGATNKFRGAIFTSICDKVLIYFDYSVQRSRITDLTITFVSCDNEWWQFKSKNQVKITLYSTSNNISRELAKMYGYKKRPFNKKHRRKLPSEMTIWTEGKMKAYFISSGASALEGIYEKVSEENGARYKVGVIREDGKYKLVYFGGANNYEDWTNGEVKAKLIETATPNLFKSSWVMANKTLSDKPYITFETGSMNVVWPDGITSLYLKLFPTAADNLSKSDDSRSSGTGFAIAPDGYIITNQHVVESSRSIVVKGINGDFSRSYNAIILAEDKNNDLAILKIDLGNNESLGLIPYSFNFNTEEVGSDVYSLGFPLRATMGDEVKLTNGILSSKTGFKGDITTYQTTVAVQPGNSGGPLINENGEVIGIISAKHSGADNVTYAVKASYLKSLIQVLDTPPQLSPSNRIAGKKLSEQVGQVKDFVYILEVN
- a CDS encoding KilA-N domain-containing protein translates to MAKRNEISVQGISINFKQVDGSDYISLTDMVKALPRPDQVIGNWMRGRNTLRFLAAWERLNNPNFNPLEFEGIMEHAGENAFTISPSEWITKTAAIGITTKRGRNGGTYAEKLIAFEFGSHISAEFKLLLISEFDRLKTEEIQRIKGQWDHRRFLSKVNYRLHTGVIRDVLIPAIQAPKNREWIIYADEADLLNLAVFGMTARQWRETNPDLAKQGNIRDNADILQLNVLANLESLNAFLIEDGKDKETRYQILTKAAVSQYNRLAQDEQLKKLDN
- a CDS encoding helix-turn-helix domain-containing protein, whose translation is MNQSDRLTVAEVSKIASERAGFEVPENTVRSWIKRGQLPVKKIFGRVFVSREDLEKFLSDKVE
- a CDS encoding MAG6450 family protein; its protein translation is MTGNQANVFVSLRYVQDEYECFSDWEKVEMKNFWNFLRKVHDYTWQQVYNQAGKRNKSGLAYTPLDRGLFKFSSFLENLSEDVQIFELRVSGKIRVHGFRVKSVFYICWLDREHRITGN